The genomic interval CCCGGCCGATGCCGCCGATCCTCGTCTTCGACACGGATTGCGTCCTCTGCGCCGGGATGCTGCGCTTCGTGCTGGCGCATGAGCGCGACCACAGCCTGCATTTCATGGGCGCGTGGTCCGGCGAGGGGCTCGACCTCGCCGCCCGCCACGGCTTCACGGCCGCGGATCTCAACGGCACCTTCCTGCTGGTCGAGGATGGCCGGTCTCTGACGCGCTCGGATGCCGCGCTCGCCGTGGCGCGGCATCTCAAGGCGCCGTGGCGCTGGTTCCGGGTCCTCGCAATCGTTCCGAAGCCGTGGCGTGACCGCCTCTACGGCCTCGTCGCGCGCACCCGCTACCGCGTGTTCGGCCGTCGCGAGGATTGCGCCCGGGTGCCGCCGGACCAGCGGCACCGCTTCCACGGCGTGCGGCCGGCGGACCCGCCGCGACCAGAGTAAGGAATCAGGCCTTGCGCGCCACGGTGAACCGGGCCGCGTCATTGAGCACCTGCGCCCGCTCGCCCCAGGGGGCGAGCGCCTCCTCGCACAAAGCCACCAGCCGGTCGCACTCGGCCCGCGCGCCGTCGAGGCCGAGGCGGTCGACCAGCGTCGCCTTGCCGGCCTCCTTGTCCTTGCCGGTGGCCTTGCCCATCGCTTCCGGCGAGGCCTCGCGGTCCAGAATGTCGTCGGCGACCTGGAAGGCTTGGCCGAGCGCCTTGCCGTAGCGCAGCAGTGCCGCCCGCTCGTCCGCATTCGCGCCGCCGACGAGAGCGCCGGCCTCGACCGAGAAGGCCAGGATCGCGCCGGTCTTCATCGCCTGCATCCGCAGGGTGTCGTCAATATCCATGGTGGCCGGGCCGAAGCGCCCCTCGGCCGAGAGGTCGAGGAGCTGGCCGCCGACCATGCCGCCGAGCCCGGAGGCGCGGGCGAGGCCGAGCACGAGTTCGGCCCGGATCGCCGGATCGGGCTGCCAGCGCGGATCGGCGGTCACCTCGAAGGCCAGCGTCTGGAGCGCGTCGCCGACGAGGATCGCGGTGGCCTCGTCATAGGCCTTGTGGACGGTGGGCTTGCCGCGGCGCAGGTCGTCGTCGTCCATGGCCGGCAGGTCGTCGTGAACGAGGCTGTAGCAGTGGACGAGTTCGACGCCGGCGCCGGCCGCGAGCGCGGCATCCTCGGCCCCGCCGAGCATCCGCGCGGTCTCGATGGCGAGGAAAGGCCGCAGCCGCTTGCCGCCGCCGAGCACGGCGTGGCGCATCGCCTCCATCAGCCGGGGCGGGCGGGCGATCTCGCCGGCCTGCAGCGTCGGCCCGAGCAGATCGACGAGGAAGGTCTCGACGGTGTCGGCGACCTCAGCGAGCCTGTGGGTAAAGTCACCCGTATAGGCGTCCGCCTTGACCGAGGGGTGGGAAGCCTGCGTTGAGGTCATCGGAAGGGGCCTGGATCGGGGAGGGGCGGACGCGACGTGGCGGTGCCGGAGGAGAGCGAGGCAGAACGGCACGGGCGCGACCTGCGGAGGATTCCTTCGTCGAAGCCCATCGCGAGGACCCCCGTGCCGCGGAATCCCGCCCCGAGGCGTCGAACCGGGCTGCGGCGCGCCGCCACCCTGATCACGCTCGCTCCCATTGCCATTCTTGCCTTCACGCTCACGCTCGCGCTCGTCTATAGCGTGGCGACCCCGCCCTCAACCCTGATGCTGGGTCGTTGGTTGACGCTCCAGGGCGCGCAGCGGGACAGCGTCAAGCTGGAGGCGATCGCACCGGCCCTGGTCCAGGCGGTGATGGCCTCCGAGGACCAGCGCTTCTGCCTGCATAACGGCGTCGATTGGGGCGCCCTGCGCGACGTGGTGGACGACGAGGAGGGCCCGAGCCGCGGCGCCTCGACCATCACCATGCAGACGGTCAAGAACGTCTTCCTCTGGCCGGGCCGCTCCTACATCCGCAAGGGGCTCGAAATCCCGCTCGCTGTGATGGCCGACGCGGTCTGGGGCAAGCGCCGGACCATGGAGATCTATCTCAACGTCGCCGAGTGGGGCGAGGGCATCTTCGGGGCCGAGGCCGCCGCCCGCCACTGGTTCCGCAAGAGCGCACGCGACCTGACCCGGGGCGAGGCCGCCCTGCTTGCCGCCGTGCTGCCGAACCCGATCCTGCGCAGCGCCGGCAAGCCGACCCGCGGGGTGCGGGCGATCGCCGGGCGCATCCAGAGCCGGATGGGTCAGGTGGATGGGCTGATGGGATGTTTGAAGCGGTAGGCGGATGCTGCGCGGCCCGCCGCCAAGGGGGCTCGAAAGTCAGAGGAGCGAAAGGATCCGATCGACGTAAACAATGGGATTTTCGCCGAGATCAAAGCAGACCGAGACGTGGCCGTTCGGTCGGTCGATGACGAGTTGATGAAAATGACCGTAGCCGACAATGACGTAGCGTGCGCCGCCGCAATCGACAATGCCGCGCTGCTTCGCCAATTTCAGCAGCACGGGATTGATGAACAGCTCCTCGTACTTGTCGGACTCGGGCGAGGACGCATTGGGCAAATCCCCTCGTTGCCTCATCTGCACCGTCGCGTCGGCATAGATCGAGACGTAGCGGATTGAGGGACTGAGGCGAAATATTTGATCGAAGATGGTCATCGGTTGCTCATGAGCAAATTTGATCTGAAAGTGCGCTACAAGGAACTGTATCGCGCATCGACGAGCGCTTTCTCGGAAGTCTCGGTGCCGCCGTTGAGCTTCGTCAAGGTCGATGGCGAGGGAGATCCCAACACCGCAAGCGCCTACCGGACGGCCGTCACGTCGCTCTACGGCGTGAGCTACGCCATGAAGTTCGCCGCCAAGGCGCTCGGATGCGATTACGTGGTGCCGCCGTTGGAAGCCCTCTGGTGGTCGGACGATCCTTCCAGCTTCGTCCGGCGTGAGAAGGACCGGTGGTGTTGGACCGTCATGATCGCGGCACCGGACTTCGTCACGCATGCGATGTTCGAGAGCGCGGTGATGCGGACAGAGCGCAAGCGCGGCACATCGCCGGGCTCCTTGCGATTCGAGCCCTACCTGGAAGGCCGCGCGCTCCAGATCCTGCACATCGGGCGATACGACGACGAAGGTCCGACGCTGAAGCACCTGCACGACGAGGTCATGCCGAGCCGGGGCGTGACCTTCAACGGCCCGCATCACGAGATCTATCTCAGCGATCCCCGCAAGACGGAGCCCGCCAAACTAAAGACGATCCTGCGCCAGCCCATCCGGTAGAAGCCTCGGAGCCGACGCACGTCGTCGGATTTCGCCTCAATCCTTCTCTTCCTCGCACAGCCGCGTCACCGCCCGCTCGTAGCCCTTCGTGTCGAACTTCCTGAGCGAGTTCTCGCTCTGGTAGCGCACACTCCCGAAAATCTTCCGGGTCTGCCACGGGCGGTCGTGCAGCCCGAAGATCCAGGCGACGTTGGTGAAGGAGTTCGCGTCGCGCCCGTCGAGGAAGTAGCGGTTGTTGAGTCGCAGCGTCCGGGCGAACGCCTCCTCCGGCGAGGGCGACCATTCGAGGATCTTCTTGCCCCAGTACATGCGGAGCTGGTTGTGCATGTAACCGGTCTCGCGCATCTCGCGCATGGCGACGTTCCAGTAATGGTCGTGGGTCATCCCCTCCGCCAGATCCTCATCGGAATAGAGTTTCGGGCGCTCGTCGCCGGCATGCTCGGCCAGCGTCTTGCGGGCCCAGTCGGGCACGGCGCGGGCGTAGTCGTCGTAGCCCTGCGTGTGGAAGACGTGGTTCATCGCCAGTTCGCGCCGGACGATCAGCTCCTCGAGATAGGCCGAGCGGTCGTCGGGGTCGCCGTCCTTGGCGGCGCGGATCGCCAGTGCGATCTCGACCGGCGAGATGTGCCCGAAATGCAGGTAGGGGCTCATGTGGGAGGCCGCCCCCGCCTCCGGTTTGTTGCGGCCGGCGCCGTAGCCGGCGAACGCGTCCTTTACGAAGCGCTTGAGATGCCCGGCGGCCTCGGTGTAGCCGCCGCGGAAGCGCTTCACCGGGCCGACCGTGGTGTCGAGGGTCAGCTTCGCGAGAAGTTTTTTCGAATCCGAGACGTCGAGCCCAGCCTTCAGCTTCAGCCGCTCGATCAGCCCTTCGGACGGGTGATCGACCGTGCGCGGTCTCACGGGTTCGAGATAATCGTCCCAGAGCTTCCGGAGCTTCGGGCGCAGGGTGCGCGCGGCGTATTCGTGCTTGGTCGAGGCGGTCTCGACCGGCACCACTACATCGCCCTCGACTTGGACGATCCGGCATTGCGCCGCGCGTCCGATTTCATCGTACCAACGTTTCTGGATCGCGAGGTAGCCGCGGTCGAGCACCAGCAGCGCGGCTTTGTCCGAGAGGTCGACGGCGACCTCCGCGGGCGTCGCCCGGCGCACGAGAAAGGCGATGCCGCGCTTTTCCAGGGCGGCGGCCGCGTCGGCGAGCCCCTGCAGCAGGAAGGCGTAGTGCCGGGCATTGGCCTCGGGGAAGCCGTTGGCACCGTCGAGCAGGCCGAAGCAGACGAGGAGCGGGAGTTCGAGGCGGTTGGCCTCCTCGATCGCGAGTTCCAACGCCGGATTGAACGGGACGCGCATGGCCTGCTGCATCAGGTACAGGACGTAATCGGCGCCCTCGGATGGCTTCACGTCGTTCAGCACCCGGATGCGGGCCGGTTGGATCGCCATCGCTCGAAAATGCCCCGTCTCGGCTGCTTCGGTTCGGTCCGTCTCCGCCGAGGCGGCCGGTCGCGGCGATTCGGGCCTCGCCTTCCGTTTCGCGGGTCCGACGTCCCGTCGGGGCGGGGAATGCATCAGCGTCAAAAACGTTGCATCGGGCGCGGCCCGACGTGCCCTTCGTCGCTGGCTGCGGATCAGAAATCGCCAACCCGTTCAGGGATCTGTCGTGTACGAAAACAATGGGCGCGACTCAATCTACTGCATAGATGGCCGCGATCCATTGCGTCCCGGGCTCGAACCCGTCTGCGGCATTTGAGTGACAGACATCGACCGACGTGTGCCTCCACACGCGCAAACGTGATCATTGCCGACCAAGCGACTTGCAAAATCCAGGGCGAAGATCATTTTGTGCATTGCGGGAACGCAGACGGCGTCTGCCTCCCGCTGCCCTCCTTGGGCGTTTCCTCCCTAGACTTCGGGCCGCCCTCACGGGCGGCTTTTTTTTGTCTTAAGTTCAGGTCCGATCATCCGCGGGCGCGGGCACGGATCATGAAGTTGTCGTAGGTGTACTCGGCCACTTGGAACCAGAGGTATTCCTCGTTCCGGAAGGACTTCATTGCGTCGTAGATCCGCTTGAAGTCCGGGTTCTTGGCCGAGAGGTCGGCGTAGACCTCGTTCGACGCCTTCAAGGCTGCCTCCATCACATCCTGCGGGAAGGGGCGGAGCTGCGCGCCGCCCGAGACGAGCCGGCGCAGGGCCTGCGGGTTGCGCGCGTCGTAGCGAGCCTGGACGTCGGCATTCACCTGCGCGGCCGCCGCCTGCAGGATGGCGCGGTAGGATTTGGGCAGGCCCTTCCAGGCGTCGGCGTTGATCCAGAAGTGCAGGAGGGCGCCACCCTCCCAGAAGCCGGGATAGTGGTAGATCGGCGCGATCCTCTGGAGACCGAGCTTCTCGTCGTCGTGCGGGCCGATCCATTCGGCCGCATCGAGCGCCTTGCTCTCCAGCGCGGCGTAGATCTCCGGCCCCGGCGTCGCCTGCACGGCCGCCCCGAGCTTGGCCAGCACCGTGGCGCCGAGCCCGCCGATGCGCAGCTTGAGCCCCTGGAGGTCGCCGACCGTCTTGATCTCCTTGCGGAACCAGCCGCCCATCTGCGCCCCGGTATTGCCGCCGGGCAGCGCCACCAATCCGTTCTTGGCGAAGATCTCGGCGAACAGCTCCGCCGCGCCGCCCTGGAGCCACCACGCGTTCTGGCCGCGGGCATTGAGCCCGAACGGCATCGCGGTGGCGAGGGCAAAGGCGGCGTTCTTCGCCATGCCGAAGCTGGCCGGGGCGTGGCCCATCTCGGTCTTGCCGCTTCCGACCGCGTCGAGCAGCCCCTCGGCGGGGACCGACTCGCCCGCGGCCGAGACCTGGATCTGGAAGCGCCCGTCGGTCGCCTCGGCCACTGCTTTGGCGAGGCTCTCGCAGGCACCGAACAGGATGTCGAGGTTGCGCGCATAGCCCGAGGTGAGGCGCCAGCGCAGCTCCGGCGTCGGCTGCTGAGCCTGGGCCGGGCTCGCCAGCGATCCGGCGGCGCTCAATCCGGCGCCGAGGCCGGCGGTCAACAGGGCGCGGCGCTGGACGGACTTTGGCACGGACTTCGGCAGGGGCTTTTCCATGGATCTCCCGGCTCGTCCCGATCGCTCGACCGCCCTTCCGCGGGCCGACCGTTGCCATACACGTGAAGCCGGCCATCCGGAAACCGGGGCAGGCCCCGTCGCATCGCGCGGCGCGGCGTGATAGCAGGCTCGGCGTGAACACCGAAAAGCTCCACCTCCACACCGTCTGCGGCCTCGACGAACTCGTCGAGCATCAGACCCGAGGCGTCAGCCACGTCCTGTCGATCCTCGATCCCGACCGGGCGGACCCGGAGGCGTTCGGCGCCTACGGGATCCATCGGCGCACCATCCTACGCTTCCACGACGCCATCGAGCCGGCGCCGGGCGTCGTCTTGCCGGAGCGCGAGGACGTCGAGAAGATCCTCGCCTTCGGCCGCGACGCCATTGCCGATGGCGGCGAGATCCATATCCTCGTCCACTGCCATGTCGGCATCTCGCGCTCGACCGCGGCGCTCGCGACCCTGTTCGCCGAGGCC from Methylobacterium sp. AMS5 carries:
- a CDS encoding DCC1-like thiol-disulfide oxidoreductase family protein is translated as MPPILVFDTDCVLCAGMLRFVLAHERDHSLHFMGAWSGEGLDLAARHGFTAADLNGTFLLVEDGRSLTRSDAALAVARHLKAPWRWFRVLAIVPKPWRDRLYGLVARTRYRVFGRREDCARVPPDQRHRFHGVRPADPPRPE
- a CDS encoding polyprenyl synthetase family protein, with translation MTSTQASHPSVKADAYTGDFTHRLAEVADTVETFLVDLLGPTLQAGEIARPPRLMEAMRHAVLGGGKRLRPFLAIETARMLGGAEDAALAAGAGVELVHCYSLVHDDLPAMDDDDLRRGKPTVHKAYDEATAILVGDALQTLAFEVTADPRWQPDPAIRAELVLGLARASGLGGMVGGQLLDLSAEGRFGPATMDIDDTLRMQAMKTGAILAFSVEAGALVGGANADERAALLRYGKALGQAFQVADDILDREASPEAMGKATGKDKEAGKATLVDRLGLDGARAECDRLVALCEEALAPWGERAQVLNDAARFTVARKA
- the mtgA gene encoding monofunctional biosynthetic peptidoglycan transglycosylase, translating into MAVPEESEAERHGRDLRRIPSSKPIARTPVPRNPAPRRRTGLRRAATLITLAPIAILAFTLTLALVYSVATPPSTLMLGRWLTLQGAQRDSVKLEAIAPALVQAVMASEDQRFCLHNGVDWGALRDVVDDEEGPSRGASTITMQTVKNVFLWPGRSYIRKGLEIPLAVMADAVWGKRRTMEIYLNVAEWGEGIFGAEAAARHWFRKSARDLTRGEAALLAAVLPNPILRSAGKPTRGVRAIAGRIQSRMGQVDGLMGCLKR
- a CDS encoding GyrI-like domain-containing protein, producing the protein MSKFDLKVRYKELYRASTSAFSEVSVPPLSFVKVDGEGDPNTASAYRTAVTSLYGVSYAMKFAAKALGCDYVVPPLEALWWSDDPSSFVRREKDRWCWTVMIAAPDFVTHAMFESAVMRTERKRGTSPGSLRFEPYLEGRALQILHIGRYDDEGPTLKHLHDEVMPSRGVTFNGPHHEIYLSDPRKTEPAKLKTILRQPIR
- a CDS encoding deoxyribodipyrimidine photo-lyase; this encodes MAIQPARIRVLNDVKPSEGADYVLYLMQQAMRVPFNPALELAIEEANRLELPLLVCFGLLDGANGFPEANARHYAFLLQGLADAAAALEKRGIAFLVRRATPAEVAVDLSDKAALLVLDRGYLAIQKRWYDEIGRAAQCRIVQVEGDVVVPVETASTKHEYAARTLRPKLRKLWDDYLEPVRPRTVDHPSEGLIERLKLKAGLDVSDSKKLLAKLTLDTTVGPVKRFRGGYTEAAGHLKRFVKDAFAGYGAGRNKPEAGAASHMSPYLHFGHISPVEIALAIRAAKDGDPDDRSAYLEELIVRRELAMNHVFHTQGYDDYARAVPDWARKTLAEHAGDERPKLYSDEDLAEGMTHDHYWNVAMREMRETGYMHNQLRMYWGKKILEWSPSPEEAFARTLRLNNRYFLDGRDANSFTNVAWIFGLHDRPWQTRKIFGSVRYQSENSLRKFDTKGYERAVTRLCEEEKD
- a CDS encoding TRAP transporter substrate-binding protein, with the translated sequence MEKPLPKSVPKSVQRRALLTAGLGAGLSAAGSLASPAQAQQPTPELRWRLTSGYARNLDILFGACESLAKAVAEATDGRFQIQVSAAGESVPAEGLLDAVGSGKTEMGHAPASFGMAKNAAFALATAMPFGLNARGQNAWWLQGGAAELFAEIFAKNGLVALPGGNTGAQMGGWFRKEIKTVGDLQGLKLRIGGLGATVLAKLGAAVQATPGPEIYAALESKALDAAEWIGPHDDEKLGLQRIAPIYHYPGFWEGGALLHFWINADAWKGLPKSYRAILQAAAAQVNADVQARYDARNPQALRRLVSGGAQLRPFPQDVMEAALKASNEVYADLSAKNPDFKRIYDAMKSFRNEEYLWFQVAEYTYDNFMIRARARG